A genomic window from Cytobacillus suaedae includes:
- a CDS encoding polysaccharide deacetylase family protein, producing MKVVMIILVFILFNVACQAGNQESLMENNVEPQGAILYQSEKHSAIYGTHSEEENIKILSNSGNDSQLKADLINKYQIPKEWGENVTGVKTRLDTADKVIALTLDACGGVNGNGYDAELMYYLRTENIPATLFINSRWIDANYWTFWALNRIPIFELENHGTHHRPLSINGREAWGIKGTANVGEMVDEVLHNHRKIESITGRAPKFFRSGTAFYDEIGVKVANDIGEEVVNFNVLGDAGATFSKEQVRDALLNAGPGAVVLLHMNKPNSETFEGIRLAIPELKKRGYRFVKLEDYPLR from the coding sequence ATTAAAGTTGTCATGATAATCCTAGTTTTTATCCTGTTTAATGTAGCATGTCAGGCTGGCAATCAAGAAAGCTTGATGGAAAACAATGTTGAGCCTCAAGGGGCGATACTGTATCAAAGTGAAAAACACAGTGCAATCTATGGTACACATAGTGAAGAAGAAAATATAAAAATCCTTTCAAATTCAGGGAACGATTCACAGCTAAAAGCAGACCTAATAAATAAATACCAGATACCCAAGGAATGGGGAGAGAATGTTACTGGTGTCAAAACAAGGTTGGATACAGCTGATAAAGTTATTGCCCTTACATTAGATGCATGTGGTGGTGTAAATGGTAATGGGTATGATGCTGAGTTAATGTATTATCTTCGAACGGAAAATATTCCTGCAACTTTATTTATTAATAGTCGTTGGATTGATGCAAACTACTGGACCTTCTGGGCATTAAACCGAATTCCTATTTTTGAGCTTGAAAACCACGGAACTCACCATAGACCTTTATCAATCAATGGTAGAGAGGCATGGGGAATTAAAGGTACTGCAAATGTCGGAGAGATGGTCGATGAAGTACTGCATAACCACCGCAAAATCGAAAGTATAACAGGAAGAGCACCAAAGTTCTTCCGATCTGGAACAGCCTTTTATGATGAGATTGGTGTAAAGGTAGCTAATGATATTGGTGAAGAAGTCGTGAATTTCAATGTGTTAGGAGATGCAGGAGCAACATTTTCAAAAGAACAGGTGAGAGATGCTCTTCTAAATGCAGGACCCGGCGCAGTTGTTCTCCTTCATATGAATAAACCCAATAGTGAAACCTTTGAAGGAATCAGACTCGCTATACCAGAACTAAAAAAGAGGGGATATAGATTCGTGAAACTTGAGGATTATCCTTTGAGATAG
- a CDS encoding phosphatase PAP2 family protein: METKTQDPIKTTNANLPFYFFLSFTVPSIALLILLFQQVTSGSEVFGDKVIGSFVSAITNPFTVFVFTIFTNFVTTEGVIILLVISIGLIWWRSRDYVAMIVLAVGTYLSDEVNQWLKLTIGRERPSIDASVFAEGHSFPSGHAMVGIMFYGFLTYFVFSQLKNSKHKLILVITMSVIIFSIGLSRIILNVHYPSDVIAGFAAGFIGLVIMILLHKVGNTLLQQKLKKG; the protein is encoded by the coding sequence TTGGAAACAAAAACACAAGACCCAATAAAAACAACGAATGCAAATTTACCATTCTATTTTTTTCTTAGTTTTACAGTACCATCTATTGCTTTATTAATTTTATTGTTCCAACAGGTTACTTCAGGATCAGAAGTGTTCGGGGACAAGGTTATCGGAAGTTTTGTGAGTGCTATTACGAATCCATTCACCGTCTTTGTCTTTACTATCTTTACTAATTTTGTAACGACAGAGGGGGTTATTATTCTACTTGTTATCTCCATTGGATTGATATGGTGGAGAAGTAGAGATTATGTAGCTATGATTGTTCTAGCTGTAGGTACGTACCTTAGTGATGAGGTGAATCAGTGGTTGAAGTTAACAATAGGGAGAGAACGTCCTAGTATTGATGCTAGTGTTTTTGCAGAAGGACATAGCTTTCCAAGCGGACATGCAATGGTAGGTATTATGTTTTATGGCTTTTTAACTTATTTTGTATTTTCACAACTAAAAAATAGTAAGCACAAATTAATCTTGGTTATTACAATGTCGGTAATTATATTCTCAATTGGACTCAGTCGAATAATCTTAAATGTACATTATCCATCTGACGTTATTGCAGGTTTTGCAGCAGGTTTTATTGGATTAGTGATTATGATTTTACTACATAAGGTTGGGAATACTCTGCTTCAACAAAAACTAAAAAAGGGATGA
- a CDS encoding Gfo/Idh/MocA family oxidoreductase, which translates to MVKVGIVGIGALGEGLVKVFTEHPLVDLVSVCDVDLTKVELTVNQYHVQGFTTHTDLLENSDVDMVYVSVPPKWHHEIALDVIRAGKHILCEKPLANSIEEAKELLYEATRANIVHAMNFPLNYLNNTRKFEELIQSDYIGRLRKVELTMQFPTWPRPWQQNQWINTREQGGFVFEVSGHFIQLIQRFFGQISDVKSVLELPTDPSLPETGITASMKLANNVPIIFNGISGTAGIDEQKLSLTAYGTEGTIALVDLMKIKAGKIGEPYEVLPTENNHFWNELIDQFVAAINGNKSELYDFQVGYDVQVVLENLRKTEILV; encoded by the coding sequence ATAGTAAAAGTTGGGATAGTGGGTATTGGAGCATTAGGAGAAGGATTGGTAAAGGTGTTTACTGAACACCCTTTAGTAGATCTTGTTTCCGTTTGCGATGTTGATTTAACAAAGGTGGAACTCACTGTAAATCAATATCATGTTCAAGGGTTTACAACTCATACTGATTTACTGGAGAATTCAGATGTAGATATGGTATATGTTTCTGTCCCGCCTAAATGGCACCATGAAATCGCTCTAGACGTGATTCGTGCTGGGAAACATATTCTTTGTGAAAAACCACTAGCTAACTCAATTGAGGAAGCGAAAGAATTACTATATGAAGCAACACGAGCAAACATTGTCCATGCTATGAATTTCCCTTTGAATTATTTAAATAACACTCGAAAATTTGAAGAACTTATTCAATCTGATTATATAGGGAGACTTAGGAAAGTTGAACTTACTATGCAATTCCCTACATGGCCTAGACCATGGCAGCAAAATCAATGGATCAATACACGTGAACAAGGTGGATTTGTTTTCGAAGTTTCAGGACATTTTATTCAGCTTATCCAACGCTTCTTCGGTCAAATTAGCGATGTTAAAAGTGTCCTAGAACTACCAACTGACCCATCGCTTCCGGAGACCGGAATCACTGCAAGTATGAAACTCGCTAACAATGTACCTATTATTTTTAATGGAATAAGTGGAACGGCGGGTATAGATGAACAGAAGCTTTCTCTAACTGCCTATGGAACCGAAGGAACAATTGCACTTGTTGATTTGATGAAGATAAAAGCAGGCAAAATTGGAGAACCGTATGAAGTGCTACCAACAGAGAATAATCATTTTTGGAATGAGTTAATAGATCAATTCGTAGCTGCAATAAACGGAAATAAAAGTGAGTTGTATGATTTTCAAGTAGGCTATGATGTTCAAGTGGTGTTAGAGAATTTGCGTAAGACAGAGATTTTGGTCTAG
- a CDS encoding PLP-dependent aminotransferase family protein, which produces MNIFYTLDFKKSKYKYKYQAMYHFIRELILNGKVRMDTRLPSSREMAQKYNVNRNTVKQVYEMLIADGYVSTVEGSGTFVAYSPSKLNLIEKSSTNLRLSRWSKRIPINRPKENGKKAAIDFGGAGFSPNLTHFPIQDWKKTVYEATREVNFLTEIPGYDAMGLIQLREAISGYIQRTRGMNIDPSQIIIINGVMQGIGILSQLLIDEGDKVVVEEPSFSSIQGNFITTGATLLSAPIEPDGFSVKDWDSQLIYVTPSNQFPTGKVMSLEQRLNLLQWAKKKNAIIIEDDYDSEFRRKGRPIEPLKVLDYEDRVVFLGTFAKSILPHLRIGYAILPNDLVDEFLRARNLFGAYTTSGLEQMAIALFIKSGKLERHLRRMNRIYSLKYEVFMNAIKSHLPDAFEWADTDAGLHLFASWCHSSEQYKEFTKECLVRGVKWESADEYYLSPPKQPKAIFGFSHLSEQEIEVAVRLMGEAFEKTIEKPV; this is translated from the coding sequence ATGAATATCTTTTATACATTGGATTTTAAAAAGAGTAAATATAAATATAAATATCAAGCAATGTACCATTTTATAAGGGAATTAATATTAAACGGAAAAGTAAGAATGGATACCAGGTTGCCTTCAAGTCGTGAGATGGCACAGAAGTATAATGTAAACCGAAATACGGTTAAACAAGTATATGAAATGCTTATTGCTGATGGGTATGTATCGACCGTTGAAGGTAGTGGTACGTTTGTTGCCTATTCGCCAAGTAAATTAAATTTAATAGAAAAATCGTCAACAAACTTACGATTATCAAGGTGGAGTAAACGAATACCTATTAATCGTCCAAAAGAAAATGGTAAAAAAGCTGCTATAGATTTTGGTGGTGCTGGTTTTTCTCCAAACCTTACTCATTTTCCTATTCAGGATTGGAAAAAGACAGTATATGAAGCGACTAGAGAAGTTAACTTTTTGACAGAAATTCCAGGGTATGATGCTATGGGGCTCATACAGTTAAGGGAGGCAATATCAGGTTATATACAGCGTACACGTGGTATGAATATTGATCCGAGTCAAATCATTATCATTAATGGTGTTATGCAGGGAATCGGTATTTTGTCTCAATTGTTAATTGATGAAGGAGATAAAGTAGTCGTAGAAGAGCCTTCTTTTTCATCTATACAAGGCAACTTTATTACAACAGGTGCGACGTTATTATCTGCGCCAATTGAACCAGATGGATTTAGCGTGAAAGATTGGGACAGTCAATTAATTTATGTGACCCCAAGTAATCAATTTCCAACAGGTAAAGTAATGTCCCTTGAACAACGGTTGAATCTTCTTCAGTGGGCCAAAAAGAAAAATGCAATCATTATAGAAGACGATTATGATAGTGAGTTTAGAAGAAAAGGGAGGCCGATTGAACCGTTAAAAGTTCTTGATTATGAGGATCGTGTTGTTTTTTTAGGAACATTTGCAAAAAGCATACTCCCTCATTTACGAATTGGGTACGCAATCTTACCTAATGACTTAGTAGACGAATTTTTACGAGCTAGAAATTTATTTGGTGCATATACCACATCTGGTCTTGAGCAAATGGCGATCGCATTATTTATAAAATCTGGTAAGCTAGAGCGTCATCTACGTAGAATGAATCGAATTTACTCACTAAAATATGAAGTGTTTATGAATGCCATTAAAAGTCATTTGCCAGATGCTTTTGAGTGGGCGGATACAGACGCTGGCCTGCATCTATTTGCTAGTTGGTGCCATTCTTCTGAACAGTATAAAGAGTTTACAAAAGAATGCCTAGTGAGAGGAGTTAAGTGGGAAAGTGCAGACGAATATTATTTAAGTCCACCTAAACAGCCAAAGGCTATATTTGGCTTTTCACACTTAAGTGAGCAGGAAATTGAGGTAGCAGTAAGACTGATGGGAGAGGCGTTTGAAAAAACAATAGAAAAGCCCGTTTAA
- a CDS encoding GDYXXLXY domain-containing protein encodes MQRLIPVGYLGSIILLLTSIIYFFAANWSYFTRFEKVGLSIGIMLLLYIVSAITTRYISQQPFVGKWFLVAGAICFGVSVGLIGQIYNSHADSYMLFLVWLVPTVLLSLITRYAPLWVVSYVLLHLTYWFYMNPSSYFISRTNLEEWMIYLSICLINLAIFAFTFTKIFSIKIIRYFAYTAVHLALIGLSFFELFPPYSGWTNILYVFFAIISLIILTKLKDHQGLTIILFTMASLYICSKIIEIPLLFDDYLGFFAIQLSGTFASLLLILGGIFLARKFTPSGGSKVNTALKRILIVIVTIIGSIMFASSFGSLLFIMTESQYAAVIVSLLFILTGLLFKKLDHTARHTILIIGFFSGMFGAVFLSSFITTLYLLISLAVFIKIKDGVVRFISYVAFLVATLSFVFDELQLGEHIELVFLTFAVVNGALAFSMKAQKNLFRIGLFFFYSFLYALTFLNNGMILEIMYSLLFFIVVTGLLIYFGRNEKLFEFRLSAVFWILILVTTYYDFVWSLLHKSLSIFIIGLAFFIITWFFDEKGKHIDSTETFSRRQWFYVVVVLLIQLSFVSFQMITNEQLINEGKIITLKLDPVDPRSLIQGDYVQLEYEIDQVELSEDRHEGRVFLLLKRDTEGIYNVSKVYKDQIDPTKVHLAEDEVIITGKYNGYNQIIFGIESYFVPEGTGLEVERTAEFAKVAVSKKGDALLLKVE; translated from the coding sequence TTGCAAAGATTAATACCTGTAGGCTATCTTGGATCAATTATCTTATTATTAACGAGCATTATATATTTTTTTGCTGCGAACTGGAGTTATTTTACGAGGTTTGAAAAAGTGGGCCTATCCATTGGAATCATGCTACTCTTATATATCGTTTCAGCGATAACTACAAGGTATATTTCTCAACAACCTTTTGTAGGCAAGTGGTTTCTTGTGGCAGGAGCAATATGTTTTGGAGTGAGCGTTGGACTGATTGGACAAATTTATAACTCACATGCGGATAGTTATATGCTATTTCTTGTATGGCTAGTCCCAACTGTTCTTCTCTCACTAATAACAAGGTATGCTCCACTATGGGTCGTAAGCTATGTATTACTTCACCTAACCTACTGGTTTTATATGAACCCATCCTCTTACTTCATTAGTCGTACAAACCTGGAAGAGTGGATGATTTACCTTTCTATTTGTTTGATAAACCTGGCAATATTTGCTTTTACCTTTACTAAGATTTTTAGTATTAAAATCATACGCTATTTTGCATATACTGCTGTTCACCTTGCTTTAATCGGTTTGAGTTTTTTTGAACTCTTTCCACCATACAGTGGCTGGACGAATATACTGTACGTTTTCTTTGCAATCATTTCCTTAATCATTCTAACTAAATTGAAGGATCACCAAGGATTAACCATCATCCTATTTACAATGGCAAGTCTTTATATATGTTCAAAGATCATTGAAATACCTCTATTATTTGATGACTATCTAGGTTTTTTTGCAATACAACTCAGCGGCACTTTTGCTTCATTATTATTAATTTTAGGTGGTATCTTTTTAGCTAGAAAATTTACTCCAAGTGGCGGAAGCAAAGTAAACACCGCTCTTAAACGAATTTTAATTGTTATTGTGACAATTATAGGTTCAATCATGTTTGCTTCAAGCTTTGGTTCGCTGCTCTTTATTATGACTGAATCACAATACGCTGCAGTTATTGTAAGCTTATTATTTATTCTTACAGGTCTTCTATTTAAGAAACTTGATCACACTGCTCGTCATACAATTCTAATTATTGGATTCTTCTCTGGGATGTTTGGTGCTGTTTTTCTTTCTAGCTTTATAACTACCCTTTACTTACTTATCTCGCTAGCTGTTTTTATTAAAATTAAAGATGGAGTTGTAAGGTTTATAAGCTATGTTGCGTTCCTAGTGGCCACTCTCTCCTTTGTTTTTGATGAACTTCAATTAGGCGAGCATATTGAGCTAGTATTCCTAACTTTTGCAGTGGTAAATGGAGCTCTTGCTTTTAGTATGAAGGCCCAAAAAAATCTATTCAGGATTGGTTTGTTTTTCTTTTATAGTTTCCTTTATGCACTTACCTTCCTAAACAACGGAATGATTTTAGAAATTATGTATTCTTTACTATTTTTTATAGTTGTTACGGGTTTACTTATTTATTTCGGTAGAAATGAGAAGCTATTTGAATTTAGATTAAGCGCCGTATTTTGGATCTTAATTCTTGTGACAACCTATTATGATTTTGTTTGGTCACTACTACACAAGTCTTTATCAATCTTTATTATCGGGCTAGCTTTCTTTATAATCACATGGTTTTTTGATGAAAAAGGAAAGCATATAGATTCCACTGAGACTTTCTCAAGAAGACAATGGTTTTATGTAGTAGTCGTCCTTTTGATTCAACTATCCTTTGTAAGCTTTCAGATGATAACAAATGAACAATTAATTAATGAAGGAAAAATCATTACATTAAAACTTGATCCAGTAGACCCTAGATCCTTGATTCAAGGTGATTATGTCCAATTAGAATATGAGATAGACCAAGTTGAGCTTAGCGAGGATAGACATGAAGGTCGAGTGTTCTTACTGTTAAAGAGGGATACAGAAGGAATATACAATGTTTCAAAAGTATACAAAGATCAAATCGATCCTACTAAAGTTCACTTAGCTGAGGATGAAGTCATTATTACAGGAAAGTATAATGGGTATAATCAGATCATTTTTGGAATTGAGAGCTACTTTGTACCCGAAGGAACTGGACTTGAGGTTGAGCGTACTGCTGAGTTTGCTAAAGTGGCAGTTTCGAAAAAAGGAGATGCTCTATTGCTTAAAGTTGAGTAA
- a CDS encoding EcsC family protein, protein MNDYEVKAKEELGKWKKKITKKSTILNRFSKTAQTKINSYIPEKAHQMITESIKKMVQATLAGSEYTTKQRDVSDLTLEEKEKLVLERLNVYKRTAAVEGAGTGAGGFLLALADFPLLLSIKMKFLFEVASIYGYDSKKYDERLFLLHIFKLAFSSDYYKEETLALIEDWYEKKKELEELDWRVFQQEYRDYIDFVKMLQLIPGIGAVVGAYANYNLLDQLGETAINCYRLRYFE, encoded by the coding sequence ATGAATGACTATGAAGTAAAGGCTAAAGAAGAATTAGGTAAGTGGAAGAAAAAGATAACGAAAAAATCAACGATACTAAATCGTTTCTCCAAAACAGCGCAAACAAAGATAAATAGCTATATCCCAGAAAAGGCACATCAAATGATTACCGAAAGTATTAAGAAAATGGTTCAAGCCACACTAGCTGGTTCCGAGTACACAACCAAACAAAGAGATGTAAGTGATTTAACTTTAGAGGAAAAAGAAAAGCTTGTCTTAGAAAGATTAAATGTGTATAAGCGAACAGCTGCTGTAGAGGGAGCGGGAACGGGAGCAGGTGGTTTTTTATTAGCTCTAGCTGACTTTCCATTGCTACTTTCTATTAAAATGAAATTCTTGTTTGAAGTAGCATCAATCTATGGGTATGACTCAAAAAAATACGATGAGCGTTTGTTTCTTCTCCATATCTTCAAATTAGCTTTTTCTAGTGATTACTACAAAGAAGAAACACTTGCGTTAATTGAGGATTGGTACGAAAAAAAGAAGGAGTTAGAAGAGTTAGATTGGCGTGTTTTTCAACAAGAGTATCGTGATTACATTGATTTTGTAAAAATGCTTCAATTAATACCTGGGATAGGAGCAGTGGTAGGTGCTTATGCGAACTATAACCTCCTTGACCAGCTAGGAGAAACAGCGATTAACTGCTACAGGTTAAGGTATTTCGAGTAA
- a CDS encoding DJ-1/PfpI family protein: MNIYILIYNDFAHFEANLIGWIKGRGHELVTVSLGESEIRSAEGFIMKPHTTIDQVNPNDVDLFIVPGGDAPSILGNEKLQTLLQQVNEQNKLIGSICYGPLVLADAGILKERKFTTSVTTDLELFNHFNRAAYVENGVIVDENIVTAKGDDYVDFALTICKLVNLTTENTLNYWASFFRSKQEMVNQ, translated from the coding sequence ATGAACATTTACATTTTAATTTATAATGATTTTGCACATTTTGAAGCAAACTTAATTGGATGGATTAAGGGGCGCGGGCACGAATTAGTTACAGTTTCATTAGGAGAATCAGAGATAAGAAGCGCTGAGGGTTTTATCATGAAACCACATACTACAATTGACCAAGTAAACCCAAATGACGTTGATTTATTTATTGTACCAGGTGGAGATGCACCTTCTATTCTAGGGAATGAAAAATTACAGACGTTATTGCAACAAGTAAATGAGCAAAATAAACTAATAGGATCCATTTGCTATGGTCCTTTAGTCTTAGCTGATGCTGGTATTTTAAAAGAAAGAAAGTTCACAACATCTGTAACAACAGATTTAGAATTATTTAATCACTTTAATCGTGCAGCCTATGTTGAAAATGGTGTAATCGTTGATGAAAACATTGTAACTGCAAAAGGTGACGATTATGTAGACTTTGCCTTAACAATTTGCAAACTTGTAAACTTAACAACTGAGAATACGCTAAACTATTGGGCTAGTTTCTTTAGAAGCAAGCAAGAGATGGTAAATCAATGA
- a CDS encoding ABC transporter ATP-binding protein has translation MSLLEVKQLTGGYTKNPVLKDVSFTVNRNEIVGLIGLNGAGKSTTIKHIIGLMEAKQGQVLINERLLKEDIEKYRSQFSFIPETPILYDELTLFEHLELTAMAYGLDKETFESRLQSLLKEFRMEKKLKWFPAHFSKGMKQKVMIMCAFLVEPSLYIIDEPFVGLDPLGIQSLLELMNKMKENGAGILMSTHILATAERYCDSFVILHNGKVRAKGTLTELRKEFNMENATLDDIYIQLTKEEDTND, from the coding sequence ATGTCACTTTTAGAGGTAAAACAGTTAACGGGTGGATATACGAAAAATCCTGTTCTTAAGGATGTGTCCTTTACAGTAAATCGAAATGAAATTGTGGGTCTAATCGGTTTAAATGGGGCAGGGAAAAGTACGACAATAAAACATATCATTGGGCTTATGGAAGCAAAGCAAGGGCAAGTTTTGATTAATGAGAGGTTGTTGAAAGAGGACATTGAGAAGTATCGTTCTCAGTTTAGTTTTATTCCAGAAACACCTATATTATATGATGAACTAACCTTATTTGAACATTTAGAGTTAACCGCAATGGCCTACGGTTTAGATAAGGAAACTTTTGAATCGCGTCTTCAGTCACTATTAAAAGAGTTTAGGATGGAAAAGAAATTAAAGTGGTTTCCAGCTCACTTCTCTAAGGGGATGAAACAAAAGGTCATGATTATGTGTGCTTTCTTAGTGGAGCCTTCATTATATATTATTGATGAGCCATTTGTTGGGTTAGACCCATTAGGTATACAATCACTTCTTGAGCTAATGAACAAGATGAAGGAAAACGGTGCTGGTATCTTAATGTCCACACACATCTTGGCTACTGCTGAAAGGTACTGTGATTCGTTTGTTATTTTACATAACGGAAAGGTTAGGGCGAAAGGAACTCTTACTGAACTAAGGAAAGAGTTTAACATGGAAAACGCAACGTTAGATGATATCTATATTCAGCTAACAAAGGAAGAAGATACGAATGATTGA
- a CDS encoding ABC transporter permease, whose translation MIDAKKLWKHRNSQYITEIRRYLKYMFNDHLLIALIFLIGGAAFVYSGWLETLSSTFPAILIIALLLAIPLTNSQIQTLLKEPDIVFLLQVENKLTPYFQKAFLSSLVLQSYLLLLLLAAISPLYFKVTGNSFLAIFVIFCVLILQKIWNLLITWNVNYFIEPWARTTDQLVRFFINFLFVYLILKEANFLFIVGMITIMIALLLYFNRATSSKSLNWNQLIELESRRMLTFYRIANLFTDVPKLKERVKRRRWLDWVIGMLPYSQQNTYGHLYLRTFLRSSDYLGIYVRLIVIGSLILYFIPLENGKILVALLFIYLTGYQLMTLWRQHSLKIWIDLYPVSNDTRLASFLQLILILLATQSFLFAIIVFVSGMASQSLLVLVLSIGFTYLFVHMYIKGKIKKLS comes from the coding sequence ATGATTGATGCTAAGAAATTATGGAAACATAGAAACAGTCAATATATAACAGAAATTAGACGCTATTTAAAATATATGTTCAATGATCATTTATTGATTGCTTTGATCTTTTTAATTGGTGGAGCGGCCTTCGTTTATAGTGGTTGGCTTGAAACACTGTCATCAACATTTCCTGCCATTCTAATTATTGCTCTACTGTTAGCAATTCCATTGACAAATAGTCAGATTCAAACCCTTTTAAAAGAGCCTGATATTGTCTTTTTATTGCAAGTAGAAAATAAGCTGACACCGTATTTTCAAAAAGCATTTCTATCGAGTTTAGTGTTACAAAGTTATCTATTATTACTATTACTCGCGGCTATATCGCCATTGTATTTTAAAGTTACAGGTAATTCATTCCTAGCTATCTTCGTGATTTTTTGTGTTCTTATCTTACAAAAAATATGGAATTTGCTGATAACATGGAATGTAAATTACTTTATTGAACCTTGGGCACGTACGACAGATCAACTTGTGCGATTTTTTATTAACTTTTTGTTTGTGTATTTAATTTTAAAAGAAGCAAACTTTCTGTTTATCGTAGGCATGATTACAATTATGATCGCCCTTCTCCTTTATTTTAATAGAGCAACATCGTCAAAAAGTCTAAATTGGAATCAGCTAATTGAATTAGAATCCAGAAGAATGCTGACATTTTATCGAATAGCAAACTTATTTACAGATGTACCTAAACTTAAAGAACGAGTCAAAAGGCGTAGATGGCTTGACTGGGTGATTGGAATGCTACCATACAGTCAACAAAATACATATGGTCATTTATACTTAAGAACTTTTTTACGCTCTAGTGATTACTTAGGAATTTATGTCCGACTTATTGTTATTGGAAGCCTCATTCTCTATTTTATCCCACTTGAAAATGGGAAGATCTTAGTTGCCTTGTTATTTATCTATTTAACAGGATATCAATTAATGACTTTATGGAGACAGCACAGTTTAAAGATATGGATTGATCTGTATCCAGTTTCAAACGATACACGATTGGCTTCTTTTCTGCAGTTAATCTTAATCTTACTGGCAACTCAGAGTTTCCTATTTGCAATCATTGTGTTCGTGAGTGGGATGGCTAGTCAATCACTACTAGTACTCGTACTTTCAATCGGATTCACTTACCTATTTGTTCATATGTACATTAAAGGTAAGATAAAAAAGCTTTCATAA
- a CDS encoding amidohydrolase: MLLELFESLEEKYSEMVDIRRHLHQHPELSFKEYKTAEYIANFYIELGIEVRTNVGGNGVVAKVVGGKPGQTVALRADFDALPIQDEKDVPYKSTVPGVMHACGHDGHTSTLLVLAKVLHEMKDSIPGTVVFIHQHAEEYAPGGAIAMIEDGCLDGVDAIFGTHLWAGDETGMIQYRVGPIMAAADRFEITIQGAGGHGAQPHKTKDAVVTASQLVVNLQQIVSRKVNPVQSAVVSVGSFVAENAFNVIADTAKLIGTVRTFDEEVRTQVEEEIERIVKGTCYTSDSSYTYSFERGYPAVVNHKAETEFLVELARSVPGVTSIEEADLQMGGEDFAYYLQHVKGSFFFTGARPENVDVPYPHHHPKFDFDEKAMLVASKTLGSAALNYLINNKVEEKIEA; encoded by the coding sequence ATGTTACTTGAATTGTTTGAATCACTTGAAGAAAAGTATAGTGAAATGGTTGATATTAGACGTCATTTACACCAACACCCTGAGCTTTCATTTAAAGAATATAAAACGGCTGAATATATAGCTAACTTCTATATAGAACTAGGTATTGAAGTTCGTACAAACGTGGGTGGAAATGGTGTTGTTGCCAAAGTAGTAGGTGGAAAACCTGGACAAACTGTAGCACTACGTGCAGATTTTGATGCTCTCCCAATTCAAGATGAGAAGGATGTCCCTTACAAATCAACTGTTCCAGGCGTTATGCATGCGTGCGGTCATGATGGGCATACATCAACTTTATTAGTGCTAGCAAAAGTACTTCATGAGATGAAGGATTCAATTCCTGGTACAGTTGTATTCATCCATCAACATGCTGAAGAGTATGCACCAGGTGGAGCCATTGCAATGATAGAAGATGGATGCTTAGATGGAGTCGATGCTATTTTTGGAACTCACCTTTGGGCAGGTGACGAAACTGGAATGATTCAATATCGAGTTGGACCGATTATGGCTGCTGCTGACCGTTTCGAAATTACAATACAAGGTGCAGGTGGACATGGTGCCCAGCCACATAAAACAAAGGATGCGGTTGTAACAGCTTCACAACTTGTTGTTAACCTTCAACAAATTGTGAGTAGAAAAGTTAACCCTGTGCAGTCAGCTGTTGTGTCTGTAGGATCTTTTGTAGCTGAAAATGCGTTTAATGTTATTGCAGATACAGCAAAGTTAATTGGTACGGTTCGTACTTTTGATGAGGAAGTACGTACACAGGTTGAAGAGGAAATTGAGCGAATTGTTAAAGGTACTTGTTACACATCTGACTCCTCTTACACATATTCGTTTGAACGTGGCTATCCAGCTGTTGTGAATCACAAAGCTGAAACTGAATTCTTAGTCGAATTAGCAAGAAGTGTACCTGGAGTGACCTCTATTGAAGAAGCAGATCTTCAAATGGGTGGAGAAGATTTTGCATATTACTTACAACATGTTAAAGGTTCATTCTTCTTTACAGGAGCTAGGCCGGAAAATGTGGATGTTCCTTATCCACACCATCACCCTAAATTTGATTTTGATGAAAAAGCAATGCTAGTTGCATCAAAAACATTAGGATCAGCTGCGCTTAACTACTTAATTAATAATAAAGTAGAAGAGAAAATAGAAGCTTAA